In the genome of Methylomagnum ishizawai, the window AATTCCACCACCAGCACGTTCAGCAGCACGCCGGCCAGGAGGGCGCGTTCTATTCCGGTCTGGCCCAACCATAGCCCCAAAGGCACGCCCACCAAGCACAAGAGGCATTCCTGGCGGAACGCCTCCTCGTGATCCCAAGCCGCGCGGAAGCCCGCCAGCGAATTGAAGAAAGCCGCGTAAATCCGGCGGATGCCGGAGAAGGATTGTCCTGCCATGGTGGTTTTTGCCGGTGGTGGGGAGGGAAGGCGAAAGGGCCGGAAAGCTCGGCCCGCTGGGCGGCATTTTCCACCATTCAGCGGCGGGCCACTATCGCGCCGGGCCGGGGCGATAGGCCAAATCGGGATGGCGGGCCGCGTTCACTTCGTCCAACCGCCGCACCGGCAGGGTATAAGGTGCGCCCTTGAGGATTTCCGGGGTGGTTTCGGCTTCCTTGAGGATCGCAGCCAGGGCGGCGGCGAAGGCGTCGAGGGTTTCCCGGCTCTCGGTCTCGGTGGGTTCGATCAACAGGCACTCCGGGATCAGCAGCGGGAAATACACCGTCGGCGCATGGAAACCATAATCCAGCAGGCGCTTGGCGACATCGTAGGCCGAGACCTGGCGCGCCTTCGCCAGCGTTTTGAGGGTCAGGATGAATTCGTGGACGGCGCGGCGACCGGGGAAAGCCGGCTCGAACCCGGCTTCGACCAGCTTTTTCATCAGGTAATTGGCGTTCAGCGTGGCGATTTCCGCCACCCGCCGCATCCCGGCCCCGCCCAGCATCCGGGCGTAGATATAGGCCCGTAGCAACACGCCGATATTGCCCGCGAACGCCAGCAAGCGCCCAATGCTCTGGGGCCGGTCGGCCTCATCCAACAGGCGGTAGCGTCCATCCTGCCGCGCCACCACCGGCAAGGGCAGGAAGGGCCGCAGCCGTTCCCCTACG includes:
- a CDS encoding diacylglycerol kinase, whose protein sequence is MAGQSFSGIRRIYAAFFNSLAGFRAAWDHEEAFRQECLLCLVGVPLGLWLGQTGIERALLAGVLLNVLVVELLNSALEATVDRIGYERHTLSGRAKDIGSAAVFLALALAALVWLLVLMR